The Planktothrix agardhii NIES-204 genomic interval TTCTTCATTAACTTCATAAGAAAGATTGCCGACATAAATAGACATAGGGTATCTCCAAAATTAAAATAGTGCGGAGGTTAGAATTTCGGAGAGAAGCCTGTCCAAACCAAACGGGAAATGCCCATCAAGACTACAAACAAAAGCTACAACCGAATTTTACTTTTATTAACCAATTTAGTATAACCTATTTTTAACTAAATTGACAATTCTGAAACAATTAGCAAAATTTGGGCTTGAGTGAGGAACCTTTTAATCTAGGGATTCAGCCCTATCTAGCAACCTCAACTAATCTTAAATCAAAAAGCCTAGGTATCATTACCTAAGCTTTCCTTATTTAGATGAAATCGAGGATATCCTGGGAATCAGTCCTAATCCAAGGGGTCAAAAAGCCATTTAATAGCGACCACGACCACCGCCACCGCCACCGCCACCATAGCCACCGCGACTGCCACCGCCACGATTGCCACCGCCACTTCCTCGGTCTTCTTTAGGTTTGGCTTTGTTAACTTTCAAATCTCGACCCATCCATTCGGCTCCATCTAGTGCTTCAATAGCTGCTGTTTCTTCTGTGTCATTTTCCATTTCCACAAAAGCAAAGCCACGTACTCGACCTGTTTCACGATCTGTCGGGAGTTGAACCCGCTTAACATTACCGTACTCTTTAAAGACCCCTCTTAGATCTTGTTCATTAACTTCATAAGAAAGATTACCGACATAAATAGACATAGGGTATCTCCAAAATCAAAATAGTGCGGAGGTTAGAATTTCGGAGAGAAGCCTGTCCAAACCAAACGGGAAATGCCCATCAAGACTACAAACAAAAGCTACAACCGAATTTTACTCTCATTAATCACTCTAGTATAACCTATTTTTAACTAAATTGACAATTCTGAAACAATTAGCAAAATTTGGGCTTGAGTGAGGAACCTTTTAATCTAGGGATTCAGCCCTATCTAGCAACCTCAACTAATCTTAAATCAAAAAGCCTAGATATTACGACCTAACCAATAAAAAAGCTCAGGTATCGCGTATCGCGACCTAAGCCTTTTTATTGAGATGAAATCAAGGAGACCCTCAAAGTCAATACTAATCGAAGGGGTTAAAAAGCCATTTAATAGCGACCACGACCACCGCCACCGCCACCGCCACCACCGCGACCACCGCCACCGCCACCACCATAGGCGGAACGACCACCAACACCTGGTCCTCGGTCTTCTTTAGGTTTGGCTTTGTTCACTTTCATGGTTCGACCCATCCATTCCGCTCCATCAAGCTCTTCAATGGCTTTGTCTTCTTGCGTTTCAGTTTCCATTTCCACAAAAGCAAAGCCTCTGACTTTTCCTGTTTCACGGTCTTTAGGAAGTTGAACCCGTTTAACCTCACCGTACTCTTTAAAGACATTTTTTAGATCGTCTTCACTAACGTCATAAGAAAGATTACCGACATAAATAGACATAGGGTATCTCCAAAATCAAAATAGTGCGGAGGTTGGAATTTCGGAGAGAAGCCTGTCCAAACCAAACGGGAAATGCCCATCAAGACTACAAACAAAAGCTACAACCGAATTTTACTCTCACTGATTACTTTAGCACAACCTGTTGAAAAACAGGCACTTACACTCCTGCAACAATCCTGGGGATTCGTCTGGGAATTTTTTCTCCACTGAGGACTACTTTTAGTACAAATATAAGCATTCATTCTGCTATCCTTGTCCTTGCCGCAAGCTCCTCAAGCGTAAATTTTTTCCCAGTCCGGGAGTGGGTTTTAATGTCTTGCACTGACAACTTTCACTCTAAAAAATTACAGGGCAGAAGAGAAGTCAAATTTTAGTAGCTTCGTGAGCTATTTCTGTTATTTCCCCAGCCACGACCAGAATGATCAGAAGGCTTGCGATCTTCTCTAGGTCTGGCTTTATTCACCTTCAGGACTCGACCCATCCATTCTGCTGAATCGAGTTCACCAATTGCTTTGGTTTCTTCGTCATCCGTTGCCATTTTGATGAAGCCAAAACCCCGTTTTCTTTGGGTTTCCCGGTCAATGGGAATTTGAACATCTGTAACGGAACCATATTCACCAAACACTTGAGTGAGGTCGGTTTCTGTTACGTCGTAAGACAGATTGCCTACATAAATCGTCATTAATTACCTTTTCAGTCAAAAATCAAGGGGTGTGCGGAGATTGGAATTCGGAGGCAAGCGGGTAGAACTTACACTAAAGAGCGAAAACATTCCTGATGCCGTAGCAAACTAGGCTACCGATATCTAATCCTTATTAGAATCATAACATTCTTTTTGGGAAATGCTGTATCTATCTTTTGGTAGACTTAATTTTCATGACTTGATTGTGCTTAAACTGAATCCTATCTAGGCTCCGATCCGATTGTTACATATTGTGAACTACCTACACTGACCTGATGGTACAGTGTAGGCTTCCCAATTCAATGGGGACTGCCTCGGACTTCATGGATTTTTTACGTCCCGAAGATTTTGGTCTTACATCCCCTCCAAGGGCAGAGAATCTCGTTTTAAACCAACTTTTTACTTTTTTCACCCCGGCTTAAAAGCACGGGGCGTGATTATTTCTACACAACTTCAGTTAAAATTTTCGACTTTCAAACCCAACCCGGGGACAATTCATTTCTAATTCCCAAAAGTCAGTCAATCCCATCTTAATTGTTTGGAATGGGACAGGTCGCATAAACGGAATCGGATCGTAATCGGGGTTATCGGGTTCATCGGGGGCAGTTGTTCTAGGGGGGGCGGAATTAGTCGGGGGACGACGGGATTCTTGGGGTTCGTCGGTAGTCGAGGCAGAAGTGCTGGCGCGACGTGAGCCCAAGGGAACCACTTTGTTTTGAGTCGGGGTGGCGGGATCGAAAGTTTGGGTGGGTCTGGAAAGATCCATTTGTGCCGGATAAATCCGTTGGGCAGTCAGTTCTGCCCGCTTTTCCTTAAATCCTTCCTGTCGTTCAATGGTATTCATTCCCAAACGACCTTCGATAATAATTTGATCTCCTTGATGATATTTTTCGTGAACTTCCTGCGCGAAATTTCCCCATGCGATTACTTTTAAAGTGGCGGGCGGATCGACATCCCGTAGTCCGGGAAACTGAACCAACATTTCAGTAAGGGCAATTTGATTATCGGGGGTATAACGAAGTTGCGGATCTTGAATGATCTCCGCCATTAGAATAATACTGTTCATTTTTTGATCAATAAATTTGTTTGCCGTGGGAGTGTTCTCCCTCACTATTCATGAAACTCTCCCCAAGAGTTGAGTTTTTTCAATCATGACATTTTTATTGGAAAATTTAAACGGTTTTTGATTAATTTTTTACCCTAAATATCTTCGCGGTGATCCATCCCTT includes:
- a CDS encoding RNP-1 like RNA-binding protein — protein: MSIYVGNLSYEVNEQDLRGVFKEYGNVKRVQLPTDRETGRVRGFAFVEMENDTEETAAIEALDGAEWMGRDLKVNKAKPKEDRGSGGGNRGGGSRGGYGGGGGGGGRGRY
- a CDS encoding single-strand binding protein/primosomal replication protein n, which produces MAEIIQDPQLRYTPDNQIALTEMLVQFPGLRDVDPPATLKVIAWGNFAQEVHEKYHQGDQIIIEGRLGMNTIERQEGFKEKRAELTAQRIYPAQMDLSRPTQTFDPATPTQNKVVPLGSRRASTSASTTDEPQESRRPPTNSAPPRTTAPDEPDNPDYDPIPFMRPVPFQTIKMGLTDFWELEMNCPRVGFESRKF
- a CDS encoding RNA-binding region RNP-1, yielding MTIYVGNLSYDVTETDLTQVFGEYGSVTDVQIPIDRETQRKRGFGFIKMATDDEETKAIGELDSAEWMGRVLKVNKARPREDRKPSDHSGRGWGNNRNSSRSY
- a CDS encoding RNP-1 like RNA-binding protein, which translates into the protein MSIYVGNLSYDVSEDDLKNVFKEYGEVKRVQLPKDRETGKVRGFAFVEMETETQEDKAIEELDGAEWMGRTMKVNKAKPKEDRGPGVGGRSAYGGGGGGGRGGGGGGGGGRGRY